One window from the genome of Streptomyces sp. NBC_00287 encodes:
- a CDS encoding helix-turn-helix domain-containing protein has protein sequence MAARSHPTARQVRLGSELRKLREAAGLKSREVAAFLNTTPAQMSQVEAGIAAVSAERIRRLAAHCACADEVFIDALAAMAGDRTRGWWEDYRRLLPPVFMDSAEAEHHAKFLREIAITRIPGLLQTPDYSRAVFAYMNPELPENEVALRVEHRMRRRAVIEGDNPTPYEAIIHEVALRLRVSDRESSRAQLRQILDMVEQGHASVRVIPIDQDGFAGSGASMVYVGGPLPRLDTGVRDSPTGAAFIDGESQLARLRALIRRVESASLDSGASRDFIHRLAKEL, from the coding sequence ATGGCGGCGAGGAGTCATCCCACCGCGCGACAGGTTCGGCTGGGGTCGGAGCTGCGCAAGCTGCGCGAGGCCGCGGGACTGAAATCGCGTGAGGTGGCGGCCTTCCTGAACACGACCCCGGCCCAGATGAGCCAGGTGGAAGCGGGGATCGCGGCCGTCAGCGCAGAGCGGATCCGCCGTCTCGCAGCTCATTGCGCCTGTGCGGACGAGGTGTTCATCGATGCCCTGGCGGCCATGGCCGGCGATCGCACACGCGGCTGGTGGGAGGACTACCGGAGACTACTGCCACCGGTGTTCATGGACTCCGCCGAAGCCGAGCACCACGCGAAGTTCCTCCGTGAGATCGCGATCACCCGCATCCCGGGGCTCCTCCAGACCCCGGATTACTCGCGTGCGGTCTTCGCTTACATGAACCCGGAGCTGCCGGAGAACGAGGTGGCCCTCAGGGTGGAGCACCGGATGCGGCGTCGTGCTGTCATCGAGGGCGACAACCCCACTCCGTACGAGGCGATCATTCACGAGGTTGCTCTGCGGCTCCGTGTCTCCGACCGCGAGTCGTCGCGTGCTCAACTGCGGCAGATCCTGGACATGGTTGAGCAGGGGCATGCCTCCGTGCGCGTGATCCCCATCGACCAGGACGGCTTTGCCGGTTCCGGAGCCTCGATGGTGTACGTAGGAGGCCCTCTGCCCAGACTGGACACCGGGGTACGGGACTCGCCCACCGGGGCCGCGTTCATCGACGGCGAATCCCAGCTGGCTCGACTGCGGGCGTTGATTCGTAGGGTGGAGAGTGCGTCGCTGGACTCCGGGGCGTCGCGCGACTTCATCCACCGCTTGGCGAAGGAACTCTGA
- a CDS encoding ATP-binding protein: MPENESEPWEYSLYIPNDPRAVTVCRRTLRLILTLHGLITLVDTAELLGAELVSNAVRHTKGPAALRVRWSPGALRIGAWDADPEPPDCPRRLTDVEDEEEGRGLGLVVSCADVWGWQPSSRFGSRGKYVWCELALT; the protein is encoded by the coding sequence GTGCCCGAAAACGAATCCGAACCCTGGGAGTACTCCCTCTACATCCCCAACGACCCCCGCGCCGTCACCGTCTGTCGCCGCACCCTCCGCCTCATCCTCACCCTGCACGGCCTGATCACCCTCGTTGACACCGCAGAGCTGCTCGGGGCTGAGTTGGTCTCCAATGCCGTACGGCATACGAAAGGCCCCGCCGCGCTGCGGGTGCGCTGGTCGCCCGGTGCGTTGCGGATCGGGGCGTGGGACGCGGATCCCGAACCGCCCGACTGCCCACGCAGGTTGACGGACGTCGAGGATGAGGAGGAGGGGCGAGGCTTGGGGCTCGTCGTGTCCTGCGCTGACGTCTGGGGCTGGCAGCCGTCGTCCAGGTTCGGCAGTCGAGGCAAGTACGTGTGGTGTGAACTGGCCTTGACTTGA
- a CDS encoding response regulator transcription factor, which translates to MTIRVLIADDQMMVREGFSVLLNAMPDIEVVGEAVNGREAVAKVRELAPDVVLMDIRMPELNGIEATREIVAADGTAKVLVLTTFDLDEYVYQALRAGASGFLLKDASARQLADGVRVVASGEALLAPSVTRRLITEFSKLSETPRVMVGTQSAYGDLTERETEVLVLIAQGLSNAEIAERLVVAESTIKTHVSRILVKLGLRDRTQAAVFAYEARLVTPG; encoded by the coding sequence ATGACGATCCGCGTACTGATCGCGGACGACCAGATGATGGTCCGCGAGGGCTTCTCGGTCCTGCTCAACGCGATGCCGGACATCGAGGTCGTCGGCGAGGCGGTGAACGGCCGGGAGGCCGTGGCGAAGGTCCGCGAACTCGCCCCGGACGTCGTCCTGATGGACATCCGCATGCCCGAACTGAACGGCATCGAGGCGACCAGGGAGATCGTGGCGGCGGACGGTACGGCGAAGGTGCTGGTGCTGACGACGTTCGACCTGGACGAGTACGTGTACCAGGCGCTGCGGGCGGGAGCCTCGGGCTTCCTGCTGAAGGACGCGTCGGCACGCCAACTGGCGGACGGGGTACGGGTGGTGGCCTCCGGAGAGGCGTTGTTGGCGCCCTCGGTTACCCGGCGCCTGATCACGGAGTTCTCCAAACTCTCGGAGACCCCGCGCGTGATGGTGGGCACGCAGTCGGCATACGGCGACCTCACCGAACGCGAGACGGAGGTCCTGGTCCTGATCGCCCAGGGCCTGTCCAACGCGGAGATCGCCGAGCGCCTGGTCGTGGCCGAGTCGACGATCAAGACCCATGTGAGCCGGATCCTGGTGAAACTGGGCCTCAGGGACCGCACCCAGGCGGCGGTGTTCGCGTACGAGGCGCGGCTGGTGACGCCCGGGTGA
- a CDS encoding sensor histidine kinase, which yields MLYVTETTSKAHSPEFRLAADALRGLRQDLFHNAFDYRPLPRMRVDGPLTRRLPGRLREYAAWTPHALIAVAALFTLVAAGADTDAGALPIGLICTAPVLLTMVRPVGAFWVSMAITPVVAVLSDGWAEWPWMAGSVVCHLTVLTVVAVRTRPRTAAWMWLLTGAYGLVAEAAFGPTYYYNGSNTGPMMVVSAFALLVVSVWHIRREAAQEVTAQQTETAQERSKRTLLEERTTIARELHDVVAHHMSVVAIQAEAAPYRVENPPEELERAFATIRENAVAALTELRRVLGVVRAEDYEAPDAPQPTLGDLDALLANVRDAGLSVEKTVTGAVRELPQGVELSAYRIVQEALSNTLRHAPGASAKVEIGYVLGGLGLRIVNTPPPAPALVKPSPGAGHGVTGMRERVTMLNGEMTAAPTDEGGYEVTVFLPVQLAGDEA from the coding sequence GTGCTGTACGTGACCGAGACGACCAGCAAAGCCCACAGCCCGGAGTTCCGGCTGGCCGCGGACGCCCTGCGCGGGCTGCGGCAGGACCTGTTCCACAACGCCTTCGACTACCGGCCGCTGCCCCGGATGCGCGTCGACGGCCCGCTCACGCGTCGGCTCCCCGGCCGGCTACGGGAGTACGCGGCGTGGACACCGCACGCCCTGATCGCCGTGGCGGCCCTGTTCACGCTGGTAGCCGCCGGTGCCGACACCGACGCCGGCGCCCTGCCGATCGGCCTGATCTGCACGGCTCCCGTGCTGCTGACCATGGTGCGGCCGGTCGGGGCGTTCTGGGTGTCGATGGCCATCACGCCGGTCGTTGCGGTGCTGAGCGACGGCTGGGCGGAGTGGCCGTGGATGGCCGGGTCCGTCGTCTGTCATCTGACGGTGCTGACGGTCGTGGCGGTGCGCACCCGGCCGCGTACGGCGGCCTGGATGTGGCTGCTGACGGGGGCGTACGGCCTGGTGGCGGAGGCCGCTTTCGGGCCGACCTACTACTACAACGGCAGCAACACCGGCCCCATGATGGTCGTCTCGGCGTTCGCGCTGCTCGTCGTGTCGGTCTGGCACATCCGCCGGGAGGCCGCGCAGGAGGTGACCGCGCAGCAGACGGAGACCGCGCAGGAGCGCTCGAAGCGGACGCTGCTGGAGGAGCGCACGACGATCGCCCGTGAGCTGCACGACGTGGTCGCCCACCACATGTCGGTCGTCGCCATCCAGGCGGAGGCCGCGCCCTACCGGGTGGAGAACCCGCCGGAGGAGCTGGAGCGCGCCTTCGCGACGATCCGCGAGAACGCGGTCGCGGCCCTCACCGAACTCCGCCGCGTCCTGGGCGTCGTACGGGCCGAGGACTACGAGGCCCCGGACGCCCCGCAGCCCACCCTCGGCGACCTCGACGCGCTGCTGGCCAATGTGCGGGACGCGGGTCTGAGCGTGGAGAAGACGGTGACCGGCGCGGTGCGGGAACTACCGCAGGGCGTCGAGCTGTCGGCGTACCGAATAGTCCAGGAGGCCCTGAGCAACACCCTGCGGCACGCGCCCGGCGCGAGCGCGAAGGTGGAGATCGGCTATGTCCTGGGCGGCCTGGGCCTGCGTATCGTCAACACCCCGCCACCGGCCCCCGCCCTGGTCAAGCCCTCACCCGGCGCCGGACACGGCGTCACGGGCATGCGGGAGCGCGTCACGATGCTGAACGGCGAGATGACGGCGGCCCCGACGGACGAAGGCGGCTACGAGGTGACGGTGTTCCTCCCGGTGCAGCTCGCGGGTGACGAGGCATGA
- a CDS encoding alpha/beta hydrolase, whose amino-acid sequence MPDDAAAARSAAEEQSAFSHPPVDPDATAAYGDHPDQVIDFYAPRTETALAPLVVVLHGGAWRAPYDRRHITPFADFLARRGFAVANVEYRRGGQGTTAGRWPDTFDDVAAAMDALPALAREALPQADLRRTVVTGHSAGGHLALWAAARHLLPTDAPWRTDGPPFLRGVVALAPIADFTVADKLDVCGGAARQLLGGEEEFAERRPYADPALLLPTGIATTLVQGRTDVDVPQTVAEAYADAAAKAGEVVGLTLLEDVGHFPLIDPAADACAVVAEEIAQLAW is encoded by the coding sequence ATGCCGGACGACGCCGCCGCAGCCCGGTCCGCCGCCGAAGAGCAGTCGGCCTTCTCGCACCCGCCCGTCGATCCCGACGCCACCGCCGCGTACGGCGACCACCCCGACCAGGTGATCGACTTCTACGCCCCGCGCACGGAGACCGCCCTCGCCCCCCTCGTGGTCGTCCTGCACGGCGGCGCCTGGCGCGCCCCCTACGACCGCCGGCACATCACCCCGTTCGCCGACTTCCTGGCCCGCCGGGGCTTCGCCGTGGCCAATGTGGAGTACCGGCGGGGAGGGCAGGGCACCACGGCCGGCCGCTGGCCCGACACCTTCGACGACGTGGCCGCCGCGATGGACGCCCTCCCGGCCCTGGCCCGAGAGGCCCTCCCGCAGGCCGACCTCCGCCGTACGGTCGTCACCGGACACTCCGCCGGCGGCCACCTCGCCCTGTGGGCTGCGGCACGGCACCTCCTCCCCACCGACGCCCCCTGGCGCACCGACGGCCCGCCGTTCCTGCGCGGAGTCGTGGCCCTCGCCCCCATCGCCGACTTCACGGTCGCCGACAAGCTGGACGTCTGCGGCGGCGCGGCCCGCCAACTCCTGGGCGGGGAAGAGGAGTTCGCGGAGCGGCGGCCGTACGCCGATCCCGCGCTGCTGCTCCCCACCGGCATCGCCACCACCCTCGTCCAGGGCCGCACGGACGTGGACGTCCCGCAGACGGTCGCCGAGGCGTACGCGGACGCGGCGGCGAAGGCGGGCGAGGTGGTGGGGCTGACGCTGCTGGAGGATGTGGGCCACTTCCCGCTGATCGATCCGGCGGCGGACGCGTGCGCGGTGGTGGCGGAGGAGATCGCACAGCTCGCCTGGTGA
- a CDS encoding cytochrome P450 — protein MGAFDPWDSAFLADPYPAYAELRAQGRVQYFEPTEQWLVSHHADVSALLRDRRLGRTYQHRFTHEDFGRTPPPAEHEPFHTLNDHGMLDLEPPDHTRIRRLVSKAFTPRTVEQLKPYVAQLAGELVDRLVEAGGGDLLADVAEPLPVAVIAEMLGIPEADRAPLRPWSADICGMYELSPSEETAAKAVRASVEFSEYLRELIAARRKEPGDDLISGLIAAHDEGDRLTEQEMISTAVLLLNAGHEATVNSTVNGWYALFRNPDQLEALRADHSLVPGAVEELMRYDTPLQLFERWVLDDIEIDGTVIPRGAEIAMLFGSANHDPEVFQNPERLDLTRTENPHISFSAGIHYCIGAPLARIELAASMTALLERAPTLSLAAEPERKPNFVIRGLEGLSVEVG, from the coding sequence ATGGGAGCCTTCGATCCGTGGGACTCGGCGTTTCTCGCCGATCCGTACCCCGCTTACGCCGAGCTGCGTGCCCAGGGGCGTGTGCAGTACTTCGAGCCGACCGAGCAGTGGCTGGTGTCGCATCATGCCGATGTGTCGGCGCTGCTGCGTGACCGGCGGCTCGGGCGGACGTATCAGCATCGGTTCACGCATGAGGACTTCGGGCGGACTCCTCCGCCCGCTGAGCACGAGCCGTTCCACACGCTCAACGACCACGGGATGCTCGATCTGGAGCCGCCGGACCACACCCGGATCCGGCGTCTGGTGTCGAAGGCGTTCACGCCGAGGACGGTGGAGCAGCTCAAGCCGTACGTCGCTCAGCTCGCCGGGGAGCTGGTGGATCGGCTGGTCGAGGCCGGGGGCGGGGATCTGCTCGCCGATGTCGCCGAGCCGCTGCCGGTCGCGGTGATCGCCGAGATGCTGGGGATTCCGGAGGCGGACCGGGCTCCGCTGCGGCCCTGGTCGGCCGATATCTGCGGGATGTACGAGCTGAGCCCGTCCGAGGAGACGGCCGCCAAGGCGGTGCGGGCTTCCGTCGAGTTCTCCGAGTATCTGCGGGAGCTGATCGCCGCGCGGCGCAAGGAGCCCGGCGACGATCTGATCTCCGGGCTCATCGCCGCCCACGACGAGGGCGACCGGCTCACCGAGCAGGAGATGATCTCGACGGCCGTCCTGCTGCTGAACGCCGGGCACGAGGCGACGGTCAACTCCACCGTCAACGGCTGGTACGCCCTCTTCCGCAACCCCGACCAGCTTGAAGCCCTGCGCGCCGACCACTCCCTGGTCCCGGGCGCCGTGGAAGAGCTGATGCGCTACGACACCCCGCTCCAGCTCTTCGAGCGCTGGGTCCTCGACGACATCGAGATCGACGGCACGGTGATTCCGCGCGGCGCCGAGATCGCGATGCTCTTCGGCTCCGCCAACCATGACCCCGAGGTGTTCCAGAACCCCGAGCGGCTCGACCTCACCCGCACCGAGAACCCGCACATCTCCTTCAGCGCCGGCATCCACTACTGCATCGGGGCTCCGCTGGCCCGTATCGAGCTGGCGGCGTCGATGACGGCTCTGCTGGAGCGGGCGCCGACGCTGAGTCTGGCGGCGGAGCCGGAGCGGAAGCCGAACTTTGTGATCCGGGGGTTGGAGGGGTTGAGCGTCGAGGTGGGGTGA